A window of Desulfovibrionales bacterium contains these coding sequences:
- a CDS encoding serine hydrolase — MPVFSKVDTLMHRAVEEGVFPGAVLLIAAEDKVLSHRAYGHASLIPSRQLMTTDTLFDLASLTKPLATTMAIMTLVANGELKIDQEIGDILGLGRDNPKEGITLRQLLSHSSGMPAYQPYFERLRTYPPGERKKILRGWLLDETLAAVPGEAALYSDLGFMLLEWIIEKASGQGLDEFVLARIYRPLGLFFTGFRPLNSRGLPEPGMIAATEECPWRKKVLCGEVHDDNAYAVGGVCGHAGLFGTAGELYGLLKMILKAYRGEIEAGIFSRELMSIFLARQGSPPGTTWALGFDTPSEEGSSAGRYFSRKTVGHLGFTGVSFWIDLEREIIILLLTNRIHPSRTNEKIKAFRPLIHDAIMENLI; from the coding sequence ATGCCTGTTTTTTCAAAAGTTGACACCCTTATGCATCGGGCCGTAGAGGAAGGCGTTTTTCCGGGCGCCGTGCTCCTTATAGCGGCTGAGGACAAGGTCTTATCCCATCGCGCCTACGGACATGCCTCCCTTATTCCGTCCAGACAATTAATGACGACAGATACGCTGTTTGACCTGGCCTCGCTTACCAAACCCCTGGCCACCACTATGGCGATTATGACCCTGGTGGCCAATGGTGAGCTGAAGATCGATCAAGAAATAGGGGATATTCTGGGTCTTGGCCGGGATAACCCCAAGGAGGGGATTACCTTGAGACAGCTTCTCTCCCACTCCTCGGGTATGCCTGCCTATCAACCTTATTTTGAGCGGTTAAGGACTTATCCTCCGGGGGAACGAAAGAAGATATTACGCGGGTGGCTCCTGGATGAAACCCTGGCTGCTGTCCCCGGGGAAGCGGCCCTTTACAGCGACCTGGGGTTCATGCTGCTCGAATGGATAATTGAAAAGGCCTCCGGCCAGGGATTGGATGAGTTTGTCTTGGCCAGGATTTACCGGCCGCTGGGCCTGTTTTTTACCGGATTCCGGCCCCTTAACAGCCGCGGTTTACCTGAACCCGGGATGATAGCGGCCACCGAGGAGTGCCCCTGGCGCAAAAAGGTCTTGTGCGGCGAGGTGCATGACGACAACGCCTATGCCGTGGGCGGGGTGTGCGGTCATGCCGGACTCTTCGGCACGGCGGGGGAGTTATATGGCCTGCTGAAGATGATATTAAAGGCCTATCGGGGAGAAATAGAGGCGGGAATCTTCAGCCGCGAACTAATGTCGATTTTCCTGGCGCGGCAGGGGTCGCCCCCTGGAACCACCTGGGCGCTCGGCTTTGATACCCCATCCGAAGAGGGTTCGAGCGCCGGCCGGTATTTTTCCCGAAAAACCGTCGGCCACCTCGGGTTTACCGGTGTATCTTTCTGGATAGACCTGGAGAGAGAAATAATCATTCTCCTGCTTACCAACCGTATTCACCCCAGCCGGACCAATGAAAAAATAAAGGCCTTCCGGCC
- a CDS encoding LD-carboxypeptidase: MSRTSRYSEIIRPRRLSKGDRIALVATGSPFEREDFDRGVQVLVSLGFEVKHHPLLFERNGYLAGSDEDRARLLTGALTDDEVQAVLCVRGGYGTLRMLSHIDASLFKTHPKIILGFSDVTALLNFAFDSGGLVTFHGPMLTGLPGLSDDGLRRFLDLLTRESPLIIAPSRREIIQKGRAQGRLMGGNLTTLVHLLGTPYEPSWEGRILFVEECGEKLYRIDRLFTQLKLAGRLSKLAGLVLGQFTEGVGQEEVWEFAHQNLRDLDIPIVAGFPFGHGKENMAVPIGAMFRLDGYEGALELTEPCIQ; the protein is encoded by the coding sequence ATGAGCAGAACGTCTAGATATTCTGAAATAATCAGACCCAGGAGATTGAGCAAAGGCGACCGGATCGCCCTGGTGGCTACCGGCAGCCCCTTTGAGAGAGAGGATTTTGATAGGGGCGTACAGGTTCTGGTCTCCCTGGGTTTTGAAGTCAAGCATCATCCCCTGTTATTCGAACGAAACGGTTATCTGGCCGGTTCTGATGAAGATCGGGCCCGCCTTTTAACCGGGGCGCTTACAGATGACGAGGTTCAGGCCGTGCTCTGTGTGCGCGGCGGCTATGGTACGCTGCGGATGTTGAGTCATATAGATGCCTCGCTATTTAAGACCCATCCCAAGATCATCCTGGGTTTTAGCGATGTCACCGCCCTCCTGAACTTTGCCTTTGACTCCGGCGGCCTGGTTACGTTTCACGGGCCGATGCTGACCGGGCTGCCCGGTCTTTCTGATGATGGGCTGCGCCGCTTCCTGGACCTCCTTACCAGAGAATCGCCTCTGATTATAGCGCCTTCGCGCCGGGAGATTATCCAGAAGGGCCGGGCGCAGGGCCGGCTTATGGGAGGAAATCTTACTACCCTGGTTCACCTGCTAGGCACGCCTTACGAGCCTTCCTGGGAGGGCCGCATCCTTTTTGTGGAAGAATGCGGGGAAAAACTCTATCGCATTGATCGCCTTTTTACCCAGCTTAAACTCGCCGGGAGGCTTTCGAAGCTGGCCGGATTGGTCCTGGGGCAATTCACAGAGGGAGTCGGGCAGGAAGAGGTGTGGGAATTTGCCCATCAGAACCTGCGGGACCTGGATATCCCGATTGTTGCGGGCTTCCCCTTTGGGCACGGTAAGGAAAATATGGCCGTGCCTATCGGCGCCATGTTCAGGTTGGATGGATACGAAGGGGCGCTGGAATTGACCGAACCTTGCATACAATAG
- a CDS encoding type III pantothenate kinase: MLLAIDIGNTNIVFGLFKGDRLLRDWRLRTDPKVTADGLFVSFSCLISRENIAIPEIRGAAISCVVPSMLYAVETFCQEYLKVKPLVVGPGIASPIKICIDNPAELGADRLVNAVAAFARYPGGVIVVDFGTATTFDYVSGRGEYLGGAIAPGVLISCEALFAKAARLPRAAIFARPRSVMARDTVAAMNAGIVYGFADMADGIVTRMKKDIKSPVKVMATGGLASLIASESRTIKVVEPHLTLEGLRLIYEQNV; encoded by the coding sequence GTGCTCCTGGCGATAGATATAGGCAATACAAATATCGTATTCGGCCTCTTTAAAGGAGACCGTCTCCTTAGAGACTGGCGGTTGCGTACAGACCCGAAGGTGACCGCCGACGGGCTTTTTGTCAGCTTTTCCTGCCTTATATCCCGTGAAAACATAGCCATTCCTGAGATTCGCGGTGCGGCCATTTCCTGTGTGGTCCCTTCCATGCTTTATGCGGTCGAGACCTTTTGTCAGGAATACCTGAAAGTCAAGCCGCTGGTGGTTGGGCCGGGGATTGCGTCCCCAATAAAGATCTGTATAGATAACCCGGCAGAATTAGGGGCTGACCGCCTGGTCAATGCCGTAGCGGCCTTTGCCCGGTATCCGGGGGGCGTGATTGTCGTGGATTTCGGCACCGCCACCACATTTGATTATGTCTCGGGACGCGGGGAGTACCTGGGCGGGGCCATCGCGCCCGGTGTGCTTATTTCCTGTGAAGCCCTCTTTGCCAAGGCCGCCAGGCTGCCCCGTGCCGCTATATTTGCCAGACCCCGGTCGGTTATGGCCAGAGATACGGTAGCGGCCATGAATGCCGGTATTGTCTATGGTTTTGCAGATATGGCCGATGGTATCGTTACCCGCATGAAAAAGGATATTAAAAGCCCGGTTAAGGTAATGGCCACAGGAGGGCTGGCTTCTCTAATCGCCTCTGAATCCAGGACCATAAAGGTAGTCGAACCCCATCTTACCCTGGAAGGGCTGCGCCTCATCTATGAGCAGAACGTCTAG
- the glmM gene encoding phosphoglucosamine mutase, with translation MRKLFGTDGVRGVANIYPMTTEIAMQLGRGAAYVFKDKNRRHRIVIGKDTRLSGYMIENAIASGICSMGVDVLLVGPLPTPGIAFLTKNMRADAGVVISASHNPFQDNGIKFFAGSGFKLPDATEQKIEDLIFSKEIDSLRPTADEVGKAYRIDDATGRYIVFLKNTFPSAYSLDGLRIVLDCAHGAAYKVAPIVFGELGAALTLLGVNPDGTNINRGCGALDTKLVQNSVREQGAHMGIALDGDADRVIFVDEKGNKVDGDHIMAICASMMAGEKKLRKKTLVTTVMSNMGLEVCMRNMGGNLVRTQVGDRYVVEEMVRGGYNFGGEQSGHLIFLDHITTGDGILAALQLLAIICKTGRPLSELAKIMESYPQKLINMRVSVKKDLDEINGFKKKLAAAERELGGRGRVLVRFSGTEPLVRVMVEGEREDQIEALAQDLALFLEKALK, from the coding sequence ATGCGTAAACTTTTTGGTACGGACGGCGTGCGCGGTGTGGCCAATATCTATCCCATGACCACGGAAATAGCCATGCAATTGGGGCGCGGCGCAGCCTATGTATTTAAGGACAAAAACCGGCGACACCGCATAGTTATTGGAAAGGACACGCGGCTTTCGGGTTACATGATTGAGAATGCCATTGCCTCCGGTATCTGTTCCATGGGGGTGGATGTGCTCCTGGTCGGTCCGCTCCCGACACCCGGCATAGCCTTTCTTACCAAGAATATGCGCGCTGACGCCGGGGTCGTTATCTCGGCCTCTCATAATCCCTTTCAGGACAACGGAATAAAATTTTTTGCCGGCAGCGGTTTTAAGCTTCCAGATGCCACAGAACAAAAGATCGAAGACCTTATTTTTTCCAAGGAAATTGACTCCCTGAGGCCTACGGCAGATGAGGTGGGAAAGGCATACCGCATCGATGACGCCACCGGGCGTTATATCGTTTTTCTCAAGAACACGTTTCCCTCTGCTTATAGCCTGGATGGCCTGCGGATCGTGCTGGATTGCGCCCATGGCGCGGCGTATAAAGTGGCTCCGATCGTCTTTGGCGAGCTTGGCGCCGCCCTGACTCTGCTCGGAGTCAACCCGGATGGGACGAATATCAACCGTGGTTGCGGGGCCCTCGACACAAAGTTGGTGCAAAATAGCGTCCGTGAACAGGGCGCTCACATGGGGATCGCCCTCGACGGGGACGCAGACCGCGTTATCTTTGTGGATGAGAAAGGGAATAAGGTTGACGGAGACCATATCATGGCCATCTGCGCCTCTATGATGGCCGGGGAGAAAAAACTACGCAAAAAGACCCTGGTTACCACGGTCATGAGCAACATGGGGCTTGAGGTGTGCATGAGGAATATGGGGGGCAACCTTGTCCGCACCCAGGTCGGTGACCGTTATGTGGTGGAAGAGATGGTCAGGGGCGGATATAACTTTGGAGGAGAGCAATCCGGACATCTGATCTTTCTCGATCACATTACTACCGGCGACGGCATATTGGCGGCGCTGCAGCTCCTCGCGATCATCTGTAAGACCGGCCGTCCCCTTTCCGAGTTGGCGAAGATCATGGAATCATATCCCCAGAAGCTGATAAATATGCGGGTGAGTGTGAAAAAAGATCTGGACGAGATTAACGGCTTCAAGAAAAAGCTGGCCGCGGCAGAGCGTGAGCTTGGGGGCCGGGGCCGGGTTCTGGTGCGTTTCTCCGGCACAGAGCCGTTAGTCCGCGTGATGGTGGAAGGGGAAAGAGAAGATCAGATCGAGGCCCTGGCACAGGATCTGGCTTTATTTCTGGAAAAGGCCTTGAAATAA
- a CDS encoding CdaR family protein, translating into MKAGKTQRFWRKNIGLKLLALAFALFLWFFVVGEEKAEVSLSVPLELVNMPDDLVISNEFNGAIDVRVYGPRSLVRELVTRRLSHVVDLAKATPGKMTLHITPEGIRLPGEVQVTRIHPSQVNLVLEPLARREAPVEAVLKGAIAADYELKGVELKPAKVVLSGAVREVAKVKKVLTRPIDISGLSVSTKAVAGLDLQRYHLRVVGEPQVTAYIQVEEKIIRKSLVIPVEGAGAAYGYKIDPRNIEVSMQGPVSVLRNAARKQDIRAVVQLGGLGPGTYVRRPVINAPSGVEIEKVKPKSARVIILKK; encoded by the coding sequence ATGAAGGCCGGCAAGACACAGAGATTCTGGAGAAAGAATATCGGGCTTAAGCTCTTAGCCCTGGCGTTTGCCCTATTTTTATGGTTCTTTGTGGTGGGGGAGGAAAAGGCCGAGGTAAGTCTTAGTGTCCCCCTGGAATTGGTTAACATGCCCGATGATCTGGTTATCAGCAATGAGTTTAACGGCGCGATAGATGTGCGTGTCTATGGGCCGCGTAGTCTGGTGCGTGAACTGGTCACCCGGCGTCTTAGCCATGTGGTGGATTTGGCTAAGGCCACACCGGGGAAGATGACATTACATATTACTCCCGAAGGTATCCGTCTCCCGGGGGAGGTCCAGGTAACACGTATTCATCCTTCTCAGGTGAACCTGGTACTGGAGCCGCTGGCCCGGCGGGAAGCGCCGGTTGAGGCCGTGTTAAAAGGCGCAATAGCCGCTGATTATGAGCTAAAGGGCGTGGAACTTAAACCGGCTAAGGTAGTTTTGTCCGGTGCGGTCAGAGAAGTGGCTAAGGTAAAAAAGGTCTTGACCCGGCCCATTGATATTTCAGGACTTAGTGTAAGCACGAAGGCTGTAGCAGGTCTTGACCTGCAGAGGTATCACCTGAGGGTGGTGGGTGAACCGCAGGTGACTGCCTATATACAGGTTGAAGAAAAGATTATACGGAAAAGCCTGGTTATACCTGTGGAGGGTGCGGGTGCGGCCTATGGGTATAAGATTGACCCCCGTAACATAGAAGTATCAATGCAGGGACCGGTGAGTGTGCTGCGAAATGCGGCCCGGAAACAGGATATTCGGGCTGTGGTGCAATTGGGGGGACTCGGTCCCGGCACGTATGTGAGGCGGCCTGTTATTAACGCCCCGTCAGGTGTAGAGATAGAGAAGGTTAAGCCGAAATCGGCCAGGGTAATTATTTTGAAGAAGTAA
- the cdaA gene encoding diadenylate cyclase CdaA has protein sequence MIEYLTTLRWQDVLDILLVAFIIYEIILFIRGTRAVQMVAGLAILVVFYFMAREVGLQTLHWLLGTFLSSFFLLVVIIFQDDIRRALMQVGRTPFLKADTATLQILEEVVRSAVSLSNKGIGGLIAIEREAGLKDYLESGVPIDARVSREILLSIFYPTSPIHDGAVIIRNGRISHAGCFLPLSTNPFLSKKLGTRHRAAVGLTEHTDAVVVVVSEETGTISAAIDSKITRDLDAATLRNMLQGIWREEKDGRQWWKKLMGTKIKK, from the coding sequence ATGATTGAATATTTGACTACATTGCGCTGGCAGGATGTCCTGGATATCTTGCTGGTAGCCTTTATTATCTATGAGATAATCCTTTTTATTCGCGGTACCCGGGCCGTGCAGATGGTGGCCGGCCTGGCTATTCTGGTCGTTTTCTATTTCATGGCGCGCGAGGTGGGACTGCAAACCCTGCACTGGCTGCTCGGCACCTTTTTAAGCTCCTTTTTTCTTTTAGTGGTCATCATTTTTCAGGATGACATTCGCCGGGCCTTAATGCAGGTTGGCCGTACCCCGTTTCTAAAGGCAGATACAGCCACGCTGCAAATTTTGGAAGAGGTGGTCCGGTCGGCTGTATCGCTGTCGAATAAGGGAATTGGTGGATTAATAGCTATCGAGAGGGAGGCCGGCCTGAAGGATTACCTGGAGTCCGGTGTACCTATCGATGCCCGGGTCAGCCGGGAGATACTCTTGAGTATCTTTTATCCGACCTCACCCATACATGATGGAGCAGTCATCATTCGTAATGGCCGCATCTCGCATGCGGGGTGTTTTTTGCCTCTTTCCACCAACCCTTTTTTGAGCAAAAAACTGGGTACGCGCCACCGGGCTGCAGTTGGCCTGACCGAGCATACCGATGCGGTGGTAGTAGTGGTCTCAGAGGAGACCGGGACTATCTCTGCGGCTATTGACAGCAAAATAACACGCGATCTCGACGCTGCGACCTTAAGAAATATGCTTCAGGGTATCTGGAGAGAGGAAAAGGACGGCAGGCAGTGGTGGAAGAAACTCATGGGTACAAAGATTAAAAAATGA
- the folP gene encoding dihydropteroate synthase codes for MNEEGLTLVCKGRVLSFGVKTYVMGILNVTPDSFSDGGRYTAPDAALKHAEDMIGAGVDIIDVGGESTRPFAQPVSVREELCRVVPVIEAIRRRWDVLLSIDTYKAEVAGAAVSAGADIVNDVTALRYDPAMVDVLLKHQVPAILMHMQGMPQDMQVRPYYDDVVGEVMAFLRERLAWAGKMGLDRDRFILDPGIGFGKDADHNLMLLRSIFAFQELGRPILIGPSRKSFIGKILDIDVGERDGATQAVTAVGVWEGAHIVRVHDVRSAVHTVRIVEAIRKGSVQHTAVPSPADRQSADRRQESGDRSGDEC; via the coding sequence ATGAATGAAGAGGGTTTGACATTGGTCTGCAAGGGCAGGGTGCTGTCCTTTGGTGTAAAGACCTATGTAATGGGCATACTTAATGTCACGCCGGATTCATTTTCTGACGGCGGACGCTATACGGCGCCGGATGCGGCCCTTAAGCACGCGGAAGATATGATCGGGGCCGGGGTGGACATCATTGACGTAGGCGGAGAATCCACCCGTCCTTTTGCGCAGCCTGTCTCCGTCCGGGAAGAACTGTGCCGGGTGGTGCCTGTGATAGAGGCTATCCGAAGACGATGGGATGTCCTGCTCTCTATAGATACTTATAAGGCCGAAGTAGCCGGTGCAGCCGTTTCTGCCGGCGCGGACATAGTCAACGATGTTACGGCGCTGCGTTATGACCCGGCCATGGTTGATGTGCTTCTCAAACATCAGGTCCCGGCCATCCTTATGCACATGCAGGGAATGCCGCAAGACATGCAGGTAAGGCCTTATTATGACGATGTGGTGGGGGAAGTAATGGCTTTTTTGCGTGAACGCCTGGCCTGGGCCGGGAAAATGGGGCTGGATAGAGATAGATTTATTCTCGATCCCGGCATCGGCTTTGGCAAGGACGCGGATCACAACTTAATGCTTCTTCGGTCTATCTTTGCTTTTCAGGAACTGGGGCGGCCCATCCTGATCGGGCCGTCACGCAAGAGTTTTATAGGCAAGATATTGGATATCGACGTTGGGGAAAGGGATGGGGCTACGCAGGCCGTAACGGCTGTGGGTGTCTGGGAGGGCGCGCATATAGTGCGGGTACATGATGTGCGTTCTGCCGTACACACGGTCCGCATAGTAGAAGCCATCAGAAAGGGCAGCGTTCAGCATACAGCAGTTCCGTCTCCGGCGGATCGACAGTCAGCAGACAGAAGACAGGAGTCAGGAGACAGAAGTGGTGATGAGTGCTGA
- the ftsH gene encoding ATP-dependent zinc metalloprotease FtsH: MNTFYKNLSLWLVIGLVMILLFQFFNRPGEESGEVTYSDFLDKVEKGEVSRVTVQGERIHGQYVNGRAFKTYAPKDVDLVKILRQASVKIAVKPAEESPWYWTLIISWLPMLLLIGVWIFFMRQMQAGGGKALSFGKSRARLLSGQTVKTTFADVAGIDEAKEELAEIIDFLKDPKRFTRLGGRIPKGVLLMGAPGTGKTLLAKAIAGEAGVPFFSISGSDFVEMFVGVGASRVRDLFVQGKKNAPCIIFIDEIDAVGRHRGAGLGGGHDEREQTLNQLLVEMDGFESNEGVIIVAATNRPDVLDPALLRPGRFDRQIVVPTPDIRGREGILRVHSRNMPMDSDVDLSVLARGTPGFSGADLENMVNEAALLAARKNKEKLQMSDFEEAKDKVMMGTERRSMIITEEEKRITAFHEAGHALVAKLLPGADPIHKVTIIPRGRALGLTQQLPIDERHTYQKDYLINNLVILLGGRAAEELVLKQFTTGAGNDIERATELARKMVCNWGMSEDMGPLSFGKKEEHIFLGKEIAQHKDYSEATAVRIDEEIKRLVTESYQRAKDIIHENIQSLHKLAGSLLERESLDAGDIDKILGLNGRREPTAA, from the coding sequence TTGAATACGTTTTATAAGAATTTATCCCTTTGGCTGGTTATCGGCCTGGTAATGATCCTTTTGTTTCAATTCTTCAATCGTCCGGGAGAGGAGAGCGGTGAGGTAACCTATAGCGACTTTCTGGATAAGGTGGAAAAGGGGGAGGTGTCGCGGGTAACGGTGCAGGGAGAGCGCATCCATGGGCAGTATGTTAATGGCCGGGCCTTCAAGACGTACGCCCCAAAGGATGTTGACCTGGTTAAAATTCTGCGGCAGGCTAGCGTCAAAATAGCGGTAAAACCGGCGGAAGAATCGCCATGGTATTGGACACTTATTATCTCATGGCTGCCCATGCTGCTTCTCATAGGGGTCTGGATATTTTTTATGCGTCAGATGCAGGCCGGGGGCGGCAAGGCCCTTTCTTTTGGCAAGAGCCGGGCCAGACTCCTTTCCGGCCAGACTGTCAAGACAACATTTGCCGATGTAGCGGGTATAGATGAGGCCAAGGAGGAGCTGGCCGAGATTATCGATTTTTTGAAAGATCCCAAAAGGTTCACGCGTCTCGGAGGACGGATTCCCAAGGGTGTGCTCCTCATGGGAGCGCCGGGGACGGGGAAGACCTTACTGGCTAAGGCCATAGCCGGAGAAGCCGGAGTGCCTTTTTTCAGTATAAGCGGTTCTGATTTTGTGGAAATGTTTGTAGGTGTGGGCGCCTCCAGAGTACGAGACCTCTTTGTGCAGGGGAAGAAAAACGCCCCGTGCATTATTTTCATCGATGAAATCGATGCGGTGGGCCGCCACCGGGGCGCCGGACTGGGAGGAGGCCATGATGAAAGGGAACAGACCCTCAATCAGCTTCTCGTAGAGATGGACGGGTTTGAGTCGAACGAGGGGGTTATTATCGTCGCCGCCACCAACAGGCCGGATGTCCTTGACCCGGCCTTACTCAGGCCCGGCCGGTTTGACAGGCAGATAGTCGTACCCACGCCTGATATCCGCGGCCGTGAAGGTATTTTGAGAGTGCATTCGCGAAATATGCCCATGGATAGTGATGTGGATTTGAGCGTCCTGGCGCGGGGCACGCCCGGCTTCAGCGGAGCGGATCTGGAAAACATGGTTAATGAGGCAGCCTTACTCGCAGCCCGGAAGAATAAGGAAAAACTCCAGATGTCTGATTTTGAGGAGGCCAAGGACAAGGTCATGATGGGCACGGAGAGGCGTAGTATGATCATCACTGAGGAAGAAAAACGCATAACCGCCTTTCATGAAGCCGGCCATGCCCTGGTAGCTAAACTCCTGCCTGGGGCTGATCCCATCCATAAAGTAACCATCATTCCCCGCGGCAGGGCACTGGGTCTTACCCAACAACTACCTATTGATGAGAGGCATACCTATCAAAAGGACTATCTGATTAATAATCTCGTCATTCTCCTGGGAGGACGGGCGGCCGAGGAGCTTGTTTTAAAACAGTTTACTACCGGAGCCGGCAATGATATCGAACGGGCTACCGAATTGGCACGTAAGATGGTTTGTAACTGGGGTATGAGCGAAGATATGGGGCCGCTGTCTTTTGGCAAGAAGGAAGAGCACATTTTTTTGGGTAAGGAAATAGCTCAGCACAAGGATTATAGCGAGGCAACAGCGGTTCGGATTGATGAGGAGATTAAGCGGCTGGTAACGGAAAGTTATCAACGCGCCAAAGACATTATCCATGAGAATATCCAGTCCCTGCATAAGCTGGCCGGCTCCTTATTGGAGCGGGAGTCTCTGGATGCAGGAGACATCGACAAAATTTTAGGGTTAAACGGAAGAAGAGAGCCAACAGCAGCTTAA
- the tilS gene encoding tRNA lysidine(34) synthetase TilS translates to MKEKQVPLISIFRKTVARCGMFRAGDNVVAAVSGGPDSVALLHLLCELRETSPLNLSIAHFDHGLRGRESAEDAIFVGNLAEELGLPFRMGQGNALALKEKEGLSLEEACRELRYKFLREAAEKTGARRVALGHTADDQAEEFLLRLIRGAGARGLSGMPFIREGIFIRPLLEASRADILSYLTANKFSFRIDSSNEVRGFLRNRIRHDLLPMLETNFNPRIRRILLQTASILREDETLLASMAEEAWTGLAKLEEGPEGRVIALDLRRYHEIPGPVQMRVMQKGLELSGTRLKDIGFRHLESIQSLAMKDGPYRRISLPGEVTVERIYQELRFSRKRIDKMPKDFLYEINGVGRYFLPEIGQSVSFEVVGGVGPSLHETSHPASCFDYGRIFFPMVVRNFRPGDRFYPDGMGGSQKVKDYFINKKIPRPLRSKIPIIEQGGQIVGIPGWRVDERFKVTEKTEQILRVSLD, encoded by the coding sequence GTGAAAGAGAAACAAGTACCCTTAATATCCATATTTCGGAAGACGGTGGCCCGATGCGGCATGTTTCGTGCCGGGGATAACGTGGTGGCGGCAGTCTCCGGCGGCCCGGATTCGGTGGCCCTGCTCCATCTCCTGTGCGAACTGAGAGAGACCAGTCCACTCAACCTTTCCATTGCCCATTTTGATCATGGCCTCCGCGGGAGAGAATCTGCAGAAGATGCCATTTTTGTCGGAAACCTGGCCGAGGAACTCGGCCTGCCTTTTCGTATGGGCCAGGGCAATGCCCTTGCCTTAAAAGAGAAAGAAGGACTTTCTCTGGAAGAGGCCTGCCGCGAACTTCGTTATAAGTTTTTGCGGGAAGCAGCGGAGAAGACAGGGGCCCGGAGGGTAGCCCTCGGACATACGGCCGATGACCAGGCCGAGGAATTTTTATTGCGATTGATCCGGGGGGCCGGGGCCAGGGGGCTATCCGGCATGCCCTTTATCCGGGAAGGGATTTTTATCAGGCCTTTGCTCGAGGCCTCGCGAGCCGATATTTTATCTTATCTAACGGCCAATAAATTTTCTTTTCGGATCGATAGTTCAAACGAGGTGCGGGGTTTCCTGCGAAATCGTATCCGGCACGATTTATTGCCCATGCTGGAAACCAATTTTAATCCGCGCATCCGTAGAATCTTGCTCCAGACTGCTTCCATACTGCGGGAGGATGAGACCCTGCTGGCGAGTATGGCTGAGGAGGCTTGGACAGGCCTCGCTAAATTGGAAGAAGGACCGGAGGGACGGGTGATAGCGCTGGATTTGAGGCGTTATCATGAGATCCCAGGGCCGGTTCAGATGAGGGTCATGCAAAAGGGCCTTGAATTAAGCGGGACAAGATTGAAGGACATCGGGTTCAGGCATCTGGAATCTATTCAATCCCTGGCCATGAAAGACGGCCCTTATAGGAGGATTTCTCTGCCCGGCGAAGTAACAGTAGAGAGGATTTATCAGGAGTTGAGATTTAGCCGGAAGAGGATCGATAAGATGCCAAAAGATTTTTTATATGAGATAAACGGCGTGGGCCGGTATTTTTTGCCGGAGATCGGACAATCTGTCTCTTTTGAAGTAGTGGGTGGGGTAGGGCCTTCTCTCCATGAAACTTCGCACCCCGCCTCTTGTTTTGATTATGGGCGGATCTTTTTTCCCATGGTAGTGCGTAATTTTCGGCCGGGCGACCGGTTTTATCCGGACGGCATGGGCGGCAGTCAAAAGGTCAAGGACTATTTTATTAACAAAAAAATACCACGGCCTCTCAGGTCAAAAATACCCATAATTGAGCAAGGCGGTCAGATTGTGGGGATACCTGGATGGCGGGTTGACGAACGGTTTAAAGTTACCGAAAAGACAGAACAGATACTCAGGGTTTCACTAGACTAA
- a CDS encoding DUF1634 domain-containing protein, translating into MATNAIKKPGAAEEQVLYASVLEKGMLAGLGILVITFVVYVLGILEPCIPVEDLSRYWSMNVHDYLQAANITPGWWWASQLGKGDFLNFIGIVLLAGVTIICYAAIIPTLLRKKDIVYAVLALLEVIVLSAAASGLIATGGH; encoded by the coding sequence ATGGCAACCAATGCGATAAAGAAACCGGGAGCAGCCGAGGAACAAGTTCTATATGCCAGTGTCCTTGAAAAGGGCATGCTCGCAGGGCTGGGAATCCTGGTTATAACCTTCGTTGTGTACGTCTTGGGTATCCTTGAACCATGTATACCGGTAGAAGACTTAAGTCGATATTGGTCTATGAATGTCCATGATTACCTTCAGGCGGCCAATATTACCCCTGGCTGGTGGTGGGCCTCCCAACTGGGTAAGGGTGATTTTTTAAACTTCATCGGCATAGTCCTGCTGGCCGGTGTAACGATCATCTGTTATGCCGCTATCATCCCCACCTTGTTGCGGAAAAAGGACATTGTTTATGCCGTGCTGGCCCTACTTGAGGTCATTGTCCTGTCTGCCGCCGCATCAGGTTTAATTGCGACTGGCGGACATTAA